In Drosophila miranda strain MSH22 chromosome XR, D.miranda_PacBio2.1, whole genome shotgun sequence, the genomic window gagagagagagtcggTTGGCGCTTGATATCGGCCCGAATCGGGGGCCGATAAGCAACATTCgcggcaacggcagcagcggcggcaacGTCAACGCTCAATCAGTTAACGAGCGAGCGGGCGCTCAGACGAACGGAACGCCAAAAACTGAAGAGCTGGAGCCCCCGAGAGCCGTCCGCTGTCGCTGGGTCGTTCGATTAGCGACGTGGTGAagttatgtacatatgtaagcGTATATATTCggccacaacaacaacggaGGAGACAGAAATTCGTTCAAAATTCGTGAAATCTGCTGAAATGCCAGTCCCAGCAGCGTAAGACAAAGCCATGGCTCAGCTCGAGAATGTGGGCCAAGGTAAGTTCTATCCGAGATGCCCCGCAGCCCCGATCCGTCTATAAATTCCATCCTGCTTCAGGTCAGCATGCCGTTGTCGGCCCCATGCTCGCCTCCGCCATGCTGCTCGTGGGCCTTCTCTTTGCCCTGCTCGGCATCAAGATCTGGGGCTTCCGGCGTCGCCTGACCTTCGACCGCAGCGGCGGCTCGTCCAGATCATCCCCGGCACAGGCCCAGCAGGCGCCGGCCCGCTATGCAGCCCAGGAGTCACAGGTGCGTATGCGACGAGTCCGGGACAACGGCACAGAGAGCTGCTGGACAAGCACGTAAAGGTTAATGCGATACCCCGATAGCAGGGcgagtgccagtgccagtgccagtgacAGTACAAGTGCCAATGCTGTACCCCCTGCTGATAAGGCACGGCAAATAGAGGAGTTTGCAGCTCGCAGGTGTCTGAAAGCGCGGAGCAGAGATGGGCGCGTGAGGGGAATGCAAATCGCTGCTAAAGAGTCAACTTTCACTCAATCGAGTCGATAGAATGTTGGTGTGTTTATCTCTCGGAATCCAAAGTGAAGGGGGGGCTGGGGGCCCCgctcaagaatatatattctcaGTTTTGGTGCGCCTTTGAGAGGTCTCCGAATAGACAGCAGAGTGGGGCTACCCATTTTCCAACGAAAAACTGTGCGTGCCTCATCGCAtgggagctggagctggagctggagctggggctggtcTGTGGGCATTCGAGGGGCTCCAAAACAGCTGAGTCCACATTCACAGCTGATGCACACACATCTGAATGCACACCCGTTCCCTGCCAATGCAATGGCGATGCAATTCTCCAAAAACTAACACACTTTCAATGCTTCGATTCGATTGAATTCGATTCGATCCGATTGCAGGTAAACGGCACAGACAATGCAGTCCATGGGGTGTTCCGGCAGCGCAATCTCGAGGAATTCGAAAGCTCGTGGCCTTCATCGACATCAACGGGTAAAGACTGTGAAATTGTGAGACTGTTTCCCCCACTAActgccattccattccattccgttcTTCCACAGTCAACAGCTACTTGGCGGGAAGTGTGCCGAACCTTCGAATGGGAGAGCCGGCCGAAGTCTTGTACCGGGCACCGCCCCAGGCACAGCGTCGTCGCCGCAAGGAGGTGCTCAGCGCTCACTCTGACAGCTATTCAGCGCCGCCCACCCGCATGCCGCCCTCTCCGCCCACTCGGGCGGTGCCACCAGCAGATCTGGCAGTGGCCGTGGTGCCCGATCCGCCCAGCGAACTGGGAATACCGAACTTCGATCACTTTGCGGAGAAGTACGCACTGATTAGCGCAGCACAGCAGACAGAGGATGCGGCCAGGACGACGCAGCTGAGGAGCAAGGACAGCGGGCGCTACGTGAAGTTCGATCCGGTCGATGATGTGCCCGAGCTTCTGACCCCCGACGACGACCAGGGCGGCACCTCATCCCTCTCCGTGACTGCTGTGGTGCACCGCGGGGCCCCCTCCGCCGACGAGCACGAGTCGGAAATGACGTCCAGCAGTCAGGAAGCCGGCGATCAGTCCGCGGACTCGGCATTCGTTGTGGCAGTGATTGCGGGCAGTCCGGAGGCGACAACCCCACCGCAAGCGCCACTTGGACATAGCCTCTTTGACGACCTGGAAATGCCAAGTGGCGAGCAGGACCCAGAGTTTGTGCGCATCCGCTCCTCTTTTGTGATGAACGAGGCGGACATCTTGGACCAGCCTGCGGCGGGCAGCCCGCCTGGCTTCGGCAAGAGCATCGAGGAGGACTGGGAGAACTGGGAGAACCTCGACGCCGTCGCAGAAGTGCCTGAGCCCAACTGGGCGCTGCATCCCGGAGCCCTGGAACAACTTCCCCCTGTGGAAACGACTCTCAGCGAAGCCACCCTGTCGCTGGACAACGTGGAGCAGCTGCCCCCCGTGGAGACCACACTGAGCGAAGCCACTCTGGCGATGGACAACTTAGAGCAGGTAGAGGGGCTGTTCCATCAGCTGGAGCTTATGGAGCCAGCTCCACGGGGGCATCCGGAGGCCCCACCAGGTCTTCAGTCGGTCGAACCGCCGCCCTACGACCCCGGCCCGCCCTACCTGCCTGACTACGAGTCCCTGATGCAGCTGGAGGACTCGCGGGCCAGCCACACCTTGCCCAAGTACACCGAGGCCGTGGGAGGCGAGCGATTTGTGAGCAGCATAGAGGATCTGTATGCCGAACTGGAAACGAACGGAGGCACAGGAGGTACAGGACCGAACAGTTCTGAAGCGCCGACAAATGGAATTGACAATTTCGAGGATCTGTGCCAGGAAATGGCCGTGGCCGAGGCACCGCGACCAGCACCTCAGCCTGCTCCGCGCTCTACCAAGACCAGCACACTCAATGTCCGTGGCGATGCGACTCCCCTGCCTTGCTACCATCCCGAAGAGCTGCCCGGCT contains:
- the LOC108152221 gene encoding uncharacterized protein LOC108152221; the encoded protein is MAQLENVGQGQHAVVGPMLASAMLLVGLLFALLGIKIWGFRRRLTFDRSGGSSRSSPAQAQQAPARYAAQESQVNGTDNAVHGVFRQRNLEEFESSWPSSTSTVNSYLAGSVPNLRMGEPAEVLYRAPPQAQRRRRKEVLSAHSDSYSAPPTRMPPSPPTRAVPPADLAVAVVPDPPSELGIPNFDHFAEKYALISAAQQTEDAARTTQLRSKDSGRYVKFDPVDDVPELLTPDDDQGGTSSLSVTAVVHRGAPSADEHESEMTSSSQEAGDQSADSAFVVAVIAGSPEATTPPQAPLGHSLFDDLEMPSGEQDPEFVRIRSSFVMNEADILDQPAAGSPPGFGKSIEEDWENWENLDAVAEVPEPNWALHPGALEQLPPVETTLSEATLSLDNVEQLPPVETTLSEATLAMDNLEQVEGLFHQLELMEPAPRGHPEAPPGLQSVEPPPYDPGPPYLPDYESLMQLEDSRASHTLPKYTEAVGGERFVSSIEDLYAELETNGGTGGTGPNSSEAPTNGIDNFEDLCQEMAVAEAPRPAPQPAPRSTKTSTLNVRGDATPLPCYHPEELPGSSSSEDEARSAPRPAQRNPRTLKVRFDVENLQYYQSAEVVASSSGESEEDHPPPRPMMRSTIFEPEPEPEPGHNSVPSLFGAQVSQGDSSDDEAFGRAISQHRTMTAALRTMQNDTDA